Proteins encoded together in one Triticum dicoccoides isolate Atlit2015 ecotype Zavitan chromosome 7B, WEW_v2.0, whole genome shotgun sequence window:
- the LOC119340228 gene encoding WAT1-related protein At5g64700-like isoform X1, which yields MDIRAGAPEAKAGREWGLPASMVLVQLFMAGMIVLSKVSIAGGMFIFALLAYRGLLGAAFVVPFALGYERGKWREMDWHATGWIFLNALIGYTMPMSLYYYGLRDTTPSYAAIFMNISPLLTFILSLILRMETLQIRSIVGSLKIVGIMLSIGGTMLISLYKGKILHLWDPILEHHHRELTTKVAGNQLRGTIFLAGSSFTFSCWYLTQSKVLKVYPYKYWSTMATCLAGGFQTTLVGIILSRDKNTWKLGWDLNLVTILYSGVLATAGRYCMTLWVVSKRGPTYPPMFNPLSVVFTILLDSIFIGDEITVGSLVGTAMAIVGLYIFIWGKSKEVNEK from the exons ATGGACATCAGGGCGGGCGCTCCGGAGGCGAAGGCGGGACGGGAGTGGGGGCTGCCGGCATCGATGGTGCTGGTGCAGCTGTTCATGGCGGGGATGATCGTGCTGTCCAAGGTGTCCATCGCCGGCGGCATGTTCATCTTTGCGCTCCTCGCctaccgcggcctcctcggagccGCATTCGTCGTCCCCTTCGCGCTCGGCTATGAAAG GGGTAAGTGGAGGGAGATGGATTGGCACGCCACTGGATGGATCTTCCTCAATGCCTTGATCGG GTACACAATGCCAATGAGCCTATACTACTATGGCCTCCGCGATACAACACCATCTTATGCCGCCATCTTTATGAATATAAGTCCGTTGTTAACCTTCATCCTCTCGCTCATCTTGAG AATGGAGACGTTGCAAATCCGGAGCATAGTTGGATCACTGAAGATCGTAGGCATTATGCTCTCTATTGGAGGCACTATGCTCATCAGTCTTTACAAGGGCAAGATATTGCATCTTTGGGATCCCATCCTAGAGCACCACCACAGAGAATTGACGACTAAGGTTGCGGGAAATCAACTAAGAGGAACAATATTCTTGGCAGGCAGCAGCTTCACGTTTTCTTGCTGGTACCTGACTCAG TCAAAAGTTCTCAAGGTGTATCCATACAAATATTGGTCAACTATGGCGACATGCTTGGCTGGAGGATTTCAGACAACACTAGTTGGAATAATATTGAGTAGAGACAAGAACACATGGAAGCTAGGTTGGGATCTGAACCTTGTGACCATCTTGTACTCG GGGGTACTTGCAACGGCGGGGAGATATTGCATGACCTTGTGGGTCGTGTCCAAGCGAGGCCCAACATATCCTCCGATGTTCAACCCATTATCTGTGGTGTTTACGATTTTGTTGGACTCAATCTTCATAGGCGACGAAATTACTGTGGGAAG CCTAGTTGGAACGGCAATGGCGATTGTTGGGCTCTATATTTTCATATGGGGAAAATCAAAAGAAGTGAATGAAAAATAG
- the LOC119340228 gene encoding WAT1-related protein At5g64700-like isoform X2, which produces MDIRAGAPEAKAGREWGLPASMVLVQLFMAGMIVLSKVSIAGGMFIFALLAYRGLLGAAFVVPFALGYERGKWREMDWHATGWIFLNALIGYTMPMSLYYYGLRDTTPSYAAIFMNISPLLTFILSLILRMETLQIRSIVGSLKIVGIMLSIGGTMLISLYKGKILHLWDPILEHHHRELTTKVAGNQLRGTIFLAGSSFTFSCWYLTQGVLATAGRYCMTLWVVSKRGPTYPPMFNPLSVVFTILLDSIFIGDEITVGSLVGTAMAIVGLYIFIWGKSKEVNEK; this is translated from the exons ATGGACATCAGGGCGGGCGCTCCGGAGGCGAAGGCGGGACGGGAGTGGGGGCTGCCGGCATCGATGGTGCTGGTGCAGCTGTTCATGGCGGGGATGATCGTGCTGTCCAAGGTGTCCATCGCCGGCGGCATGTTCATCTTTGCGCTCCTCGCctaccgcggcctcctcggagccGCATTCGTCGTCCCCTTCGCGCTCGGCTATGAAAG GGGTAAGTGGAGGGAGATGGATTGGCACGCCACTGGATGGATCTTCCTCAATGCCTTGATCGG GTACACAATGCCAATGAGCCTATACTACTATGGCCTCCGCGATACAACACCATCTTATGCCGCCATCTTTATGAATATAAGTCCGTTGTTAACCTTCATCCTCTCGCTCATCTTGAG AATGGAGACGTTGCAAATCCGGAGCATAGTTGGATCACTGAAGATCGTAGGCATTATGCTCTCTATTGGAGGCACTATGCTCATCAGTCTTTACAAGGGCAAGATATTGCATCTTTGGGATCCCATCCTAGAGCACCACCACAGAGAATTGACGACTAAGGTTGCGGGAAATCAACTAAGAGGAACAATATTCTTGGCAGGCAGCAGCTTCACGTTTTCTTGCTGGTACCTGACTCAG GGGGTACTTGCAACGGCGGGGAGATATTGCATGACCTTGTGGGTCGTGTCCAAGCGAGGCCCAACATATCCTCCGATGTTCAACCCATTATCTGTGGTGTTTACGATTTTGTTGGACTCAATCTTCATAGGCGACGAAATTACTGTGGGAAG CCTAGTTGGAACGGCAATGGCGATTGTTGGGCTCTATATTTTCATATGGGGAAAATCAAAAGAAGTGAATGAAAAATAG